In a single window of the Halobaculum lipolyticum genome:
- a CDS encoding CARDB domain-containing protein — protein MNDRSTRAAALVAGLLLVTSVLVPFVGVAGAVPDARVSVTDATVTPATPTAGAPITVAATVRLSAGSASAADLDRVRVVDADGDVLGEATGLGALSPGETLTVPVTLVVDEPGAYDLSVVATVSDSDDDTATARRPLSLAVEQGAPQVAFEADGAVAGADSRVAVTVSNPTTAALRDLTVAAVDPADGERVRATVPTLAAGASQQVNLSVRPDAAGERAFVVRVDYTTAAGTRANVSYERPVVVEALSADVGVRVSRSTGDDGGAAAGGGGAGGLAGIIGAAGGGGGALQGGGDEEASDGSRVDVTVTNFGNAAVERVVLVPRGENGTVVAAVGRVAVADALAPGEAATVTVDLSNVETAGALSFVATYDLAGDRREAAGAYEFRPKRGAVELTGLNVSLGEDGRVTIGGNLGNVGGGEVSGVVVGVADAEFAAPAYPQRDYFVGTVGASEFAPFTVTARVDAANTSTVPVAVAYTTGNDRVTTVVDVPLPADESAGRPVGVFGGFGALGTALLVFGLAIPAAVGLLARRYR, from the coding sequence TTGAACGACCGTTCGACGCGAGCGGCGGCCCTCGTCGCCGGCCTCCTGCTCGTCACCTCCGTGCTCGTCCCGTTCGTCGGCGTCGCCGGCGCGGTGCCCGACGCGCGCGTCTCCGTCACCGACGCGACCGTCACGCCCGCGACGCCGACCGCGGGGGCACCGATCACCGTCGCCGCGACCGTCCGCCTCTCCGCGGGCAGCGCCTCCGCGGCCGACCTCGACCGCGTCCGCGTCGTCGACGCCGACGGCGACGTGCTCGGCGAGGCGACCGGGCTGGGCGCGCTCTCGCCCGGCGAGACGCTCACCGTCCCGGTGACGCTCGTCGTCGACGAGCCGGGCGCCTACGACCTCTCGGTCGTCGCGACGGTGTCCGACAGCGACGACGACACCGCGACGGCCCGGAGACCGCTGTCGCTGGCCGTCGAGCAGGGCGCCCCGCAGGTCGCGTTCGAGGCCGACGGCGCCGTCGCGGGCGCCGACTCCCGCGTCGCGGTGACCGTCTCGAACCCGACGACCGCCGCGCTGCGCGACCTCACCGTCGCGGCCGTCGACCCCGCCGACGGCGAGCGCGTCCGGGCGACCGTCCCGACGCTCGCGGCGGGCGCGAGCCAGCAGGTGAACCTCTCGGTCCGGCCCGACGCGGCCGGCGAGCGGGCGTTCGTCGTCCGCGTCGACTACACCACCGCCGCGGGCACCCGCGCGAACGTCAGCTACGAGCGCCCGGTCGTCGTCGAGGCCCTGTCGGCCGACGTCGGCGTCCGCGTCTCCCGGTCGACCGGCGACGACGGCGGCGCGGCCGCGGGCGGCGGCGGCGCGGGCGGGCTGGCGGGCATCATCGGCGCCGCGGGCGGCGGGGGCGGCGCGCTCCAGGGCGGCGGCGACGAGGAGGCGAGCGACGGCTCCCGGGTGGACGTCACCGTCACGAACTTCGGCAACGCCGCCGTCGAGCGCGTCGTGCTCGTCCCCCGCGGCGAGAACGGCACCGTCGTCGCCGCGGTCGGCCGCGTCGCCGTCGCCGACGCGCTCGCGCCCGGCGAGGCGGCCACCGTCACGGTCGACCTCTCGAACGTGGAGACGGCCGGCGCGCTCTCGTTCGTCGCGACGTACGATCTGGCCGGCGACCGCCGCGAGGCGGCCGGCGCCTACGAGTTCCGCCCGAAGCGCGGCGCCGTCGAGTTGACCGGGCTGAACGTCTCGCTGGGCGAGGACGGCCGCGTCACGATCGGCGGCAACCTCGGCAACGTCGGCGGCGGCGAGGTGTCCGGTGTCGTCGTCGGCGTCGCCGACGCCGAGTTCGCCGCGCCCGCGTACCCCCAGCGCGACTACTTCGTCGGCACCGTCGGCGCCAGCGAGTTCGCGCCGTTCACCGTCACCGCCCGCGTCGACGCCGCCAACACCTCCACCGTCCCCGTGGCGGTGGCGTACACGACCGGCAACGACCGCGTGACGACCGTCGTCGACGTGCCGCTCCCGGCCGACGAGTCGGCGGGTCGCCCCGTCGGCGTCTTCGGCGGCTTCGGCGCGCTCGGCACCGCCCTGCTCGTGTTCGGGCTGGCGATCCCCGCCGCGGTCGGGCTGCTCGCCCGCCGGTACCGATGA